CTCAAAGTCTTAAAGACTTATACAAAATAATCCTTCAACAGGATTTTACATGCTTGCAGAATAATGATCTTAAAAACGAAAAATTATTGAGATTGAGAAAACTTCTTATTTATCTTCTATTCTTAAAGAGCATGAGTGTAGTATTTCTACACCAAAGTTAGATTTTGCTTTAGCAATGAGTTTAGCAGAATAGGATATAAAAGCATTAGGTGTTTCTGATAATGATAATACCGATGTTTAAGTTCTGGCAAGCTAGATTAGTTTTTTTGAGTTATTTTATAAAAAATGGTTTCTATTTTCTTAGATTTAGATCATAATCCATCGCTGTTGTTTCTAGAAAAAGATCAAGTAAGTAAAAATTTATAATAAATGACTATTGACAAAAATATACCAAATTATCTGACGATAGCTCGTATAGTGGTTATTCCAATTATTGTAATGACCTTTTATCTAGATAGTTCTAAACTTGCTCATAGAATTGCAGCGATATTATTTATTTTAGCTAGTATTACTGATTTTTTTGACGGTTATCTTGCTAGAAAGTTTGATTTAGTATCAGGATTTGGTAAAATGTTTGATCCTATAGCTGATAAATTATTAGTAGGTTGTGTAATTATAATGTTGGTAAAAAAAGGAGCTGCAGGAGAGATACCATGCTTATTAATTTTGGCTCGTGAATTTCTGGTAGCTGGCTTACGTGAGTTTTTAGCTTTGATTCAAGTAAGTATTCCTGTATCTAGGTTAGCTAAGATTAAAACATTTACCCAAATGTTTGCTTTGTCAGTATTAATTCTTGGTTCTAAAGGTTCGGGTATAATTTATATGGATTTAATAGGACAAATAGCTTTATGGGTTGCTGCACTTTTGACTATTATAACAGGATATTCATATTTGAAAGCTTGTAGTAAATATTTTTAAGATAACCTAGGAGGTTGTGAACAAATTAGCTCCTAAAATAAAATGTTACTATTCGTATAATTTTTTCTTTTGGAAATAATTATTTATTACAACAGGAAAAAATTAAAGTTATTGACATAATAGTAACTTAGCGTAGCATAAAAAGTATGATATATAACTAAATAAATAGGTGTATTTAAGCTGTGGCACGTGGTTATTAAGCAGCTAATTAACCTAGGCTCTGTGAACAAAATTTAAATTACTAGATTTTGACTCTTTTTAGCTGCAAATTATAAGATTTTTTTGAAATAGAACTAACTATTCCGGCAAAAATCTTATTAATTTTCGCTTAAAAATACTCAAAATTTAAACAATTAAAATTTTGTTCACAGAGCCTAGATATTTTAGACATTACACAGAGCCTAGGGCATTTTGTGTAATTTTCAACTATTAGTTTATTGATTTATGAAAGGGCAAAATTCACCATATCTAGATAAATTAAGAAAAAATTTATTCAAGATATTTACCTTAATTTTTATAGTTTATAGCACAATTATAATATCATTATATCAATATTATAATGATAAAGTTGAGATGGAAAAAACACAAATTCTGCAAACCAATTATGACAGAATAGTAGAGGTAAGTATGAATAAACTTTCTTCTTTAGCATATTACTTATCTAGCAATATTCAGGACAAAAACATTTCAATTAAAAGTACTAGTAGTGAGATTGAGATATGTAATGAAGCACTAAAATGTAGAAATTATAATATTTTCCTTTTTGGGGAACTATTAGCTCGGAGTGTTCCAGAATTCATTAATTACAAGATAGAACTGAATAAAAATTTTCTTTATTCAAAGACTACAGTGCAAAATTATCAAATAGATAAAATATACCATATTAACGATTCTTACCAACTTAATATTAGCCTGGCAATTAATAATGTATTTTGGCATAAAGTAGAAACAGATATCAAAAGAAGTTTTTGGCTATTAACTGCATTTATTATAGCTAATATGGTCTTGTTATATGTTCTATTAAAAATATTATTTAGCAGTTTCAGTAAGTCTTATGCATTACATTATCAAGATGAACATACTGCAGAATTAGAGCAACTCAAACTTAATCATCAAAGGGAATTAAAACATTGTGAAACCTTCCTAATGAAAAAGATTTGGAAATTAATTGTTTATTTGCTCAAGAAGCTAATCAAATATCGTTGCTTGATAATAATTCCAATAATCAAGAAGATATGCTCAAGGATTATAGGTTAAGAAACTTTGGTGATAAAGTACCTTGCTCTATAACATTGTACCAAGAAAATAAAATAGAAGAAATTGATACCACTAAATTAGTTGATTTATTTATTGATAGATTTAATCAGGAAGATGAGAATATATCGTTTAAAATTTCCAGTAAAGCAAAAATATTACATTTTTCTTCTAATGCAGCATTGTACCAAATCATTTATAGTGTTGTTAGCTATCTATTCTTTTTGTTAAAAAGCCAGCCTTTTGTTACCAAGCATAATATTAAATTAACTATTGATAGTATAAAGCAAAAGGTGGTACTACATTTTGAATATGATGGTTACCCTATAATGACAGCACAAGAGCTGCTAAAAACGTCAAATAATTTTTTCAAAACCCATGCTAACCCTTTTCTACTTAATCTAAGTCAAGTATTTAATCTATTACAAACGAATGGTTATAACTATCAAGTAAGTCATAATCAAAGTAATGTTATAGAGATTTACTCAAATGACTTGAAGAATTGGAACAACCAACAAGAAGAAAACGTCATTTTATTAAACTCTTTAATTAAGAGAAAAAAATGAATAAGAAATTTTTGTTACTTATAATATTAATTATGGTCAATGATTCATTTGCCCAGGAACAAATATCTAATTTGATTATACCAGTTAGTTATTTTGTAAGCCACGAGAATCAGCGTAATGCACTTAAGCATAGCTTAAGTAAACATAAACAGGTAAGTATAGTAGGCACTAGTGGTATTGGCAAAACGCAATTTGTTAGAATGCACGCCTATGATAATAAGGCTGATTACGATATTATTTGGTTTTTTGATTGTAATGTTGATCTTAATGAGCAATTTTTTAAGTTAGCTAAACAGCTTAATAGTATTAGAAATGCTAATATATCTGAAAATGTTACTTTAGCAAAGAAGGAAGTAATATCGTATTTAACTCACAAGGATAAGTGGTTATTAATATTTGATAATCTAAAAATTAATGAAAATAACAAAGTTCAAGAGTTTATTGATTGGGAGAGTAATGGAAATATAATATTTTGTTCGCAAGATAGTGAGAAATTACCTAACACTATAGAAATGGCTTTATTTGACAAAGATACTACCGCTATTTTAGCTAGTAATTTATTAAATAATAAAGACGAAAATGATATTGAATTTTTAATAAAAGCATTCAATGGTTACCCTATACTTATAGTTCAAGGCATTCAATTATTAAATAAGATCAAAGGTTTAGATAGAGAAGAATATAAGAATAAAATTTATCACTCAGCTGATAAAATAACAACAAATATTAATATGGCTATACAGGGATTAAAGCCTAGTGCAGTAAAGTTACTTAATAAAATAGCTTTACTAAATAATCAGAGTTTCTCAAAGCAACTACTTAGTGTCATTACTGATAGTAAAGATACTCTAGATGACGATATATATAAATTATCTAAGTTCCTACTGATTAGCAACATTGATCCTAACCAAGATAATCCTATTTTTGAGATGCATGATATTATTGCTAATAAGATCATGGAGCTAAATGGAGCTAAAAACAATAAAATGTATTTAGAAGATATTATTTTAAAACTACCTAAATCTAAGAATTCAGCGTTGTCGATACATGTATGGAGAGCATCAAAGACTATACGTGAAAATCTGGAGATTCTTTTCAAAAATTCGGAAAAATATAATATTGGCGTATATGCAATGCTTAATTTAAGAGCTAATTTACTCTCTTTATGCATAAATGATAGCAATATATGTAAAGCAAAAGAAATGATAGATTGGTTCGAACAAAAATATAAGGAAGGTAACTTTAAACTTTGGAAAATGTCCGAACATCAAAAATATCATTATGCTCGATATTTGGGAATAATAGGAGCGTATAATAGAGTGTCCTTAACAAATTTTGAAGTGGCTATTTCTTATGTTACTCAAGCATTAAAGATTTTAGATGATCTTAATGATTGTGATGCCTTAAAATTTAATTTACACTTACACCTATCTAAATCTCAAGTATCTTTAGGCAATATAAAAATTACCAAAGAACTCCTTGAAAAAATGCAAGAGTTATTAAAACAAGGACTCCAAGAATATGATGTATTTGTAATATATTCTTTAAAAGCAAGCTTATTTTTTATCCAAGGTAGATATGATGAGGCTTTAGTTTGTATCGATAAAAATATTGAGGTACTTACAAAAAACGGATTGCCCCCTAATAATAGATATTATACTTCATCTTATCTACTTAGGGCGGCAATACTAAGCTATCTTGGCAGATATCAAGAATCCTATGCTCAAGCTAAACAATTATGTGACATGCATCGTTTACAGGGTGAAAGGATTGCTTATGCTTCCAAGCAAATGGCAAGGATTTATACACAATTGGCAAGAAGTGAATTGGGATTGGGTAAGATGGATGAATGTCTAGATCACATTAATAAAGCTATAGACATATATTTAGCAAAGAGTAGAGATGTTAATGATACAAATTATTATGAAAATCCGGATCTAGCGGCTAGTTATGTAGTACAAGGTGAGATTTTATTTGCTCAAGATAATATTAAAGAAGCAATAGCATCTTATAAAAAAGCTTATACTATATATCATTATTTATATAAAGATAATCGTCAAAATATTGCACAAGTTAGTTACTTATATAGTCAAGCAGCTATAGCCGCCTGTAAATCAAAAGATTTATATAATTATAAATTCTTTGGTAAACCTCAAGTTAAAGAATTCGGCATACATCACCCTAATACTACTGCCATGTTTGAATATTGTGAACAATATGACATGGATTTATGGAAAAAACAAGTTAAGGTTTATAACTAATTCGATAACAAATTGTATTATTAAAAGATATTATTTATAACTTAATAATTTAGTCATTGACAGGAAGTGGTAATTTTTATTAATATCTCTAAAATATTATAGAGTAATATGAGTTTTATGTTATATAATTTCCACAAGATTGTCAGTGCTATTGGTACTAGTTTGCATGAGAATTCTATAGTAGAGAACATATCATACAGGCTAAAAGACCCTACTTCTGTCTTAAAGAAGCTGTTAAGAAAGAATATTGATTTTCATCAATTAAATGACCTAGTGGCTCTTAGAATTATAGTTGATAAGCAAGAAGATTGTTACAAAGTATTGGATATTATTCATGATCTATATCCTAACAATCTTGAGAAATATAAAGACTATATTATTAATCCCAAACATAATGGTTATAGTTCTCTGCATACCGTGGCTGCCGTTGGTACACCTGGTCGTAATGTGGAAATACAGATACGAACCAATCAGATGCATGATATAGCAG
This genomic interval from Candidatus Tisiphia endosymbiont of Dioctria linearis contains the following:
- a CDS encoding bifunctional (p)ppGpp synthetase/guanosine-3',5'-bis(diphosphate) 3'-pyrophosphohydrolase yields the protein MSFMLYNFHKIVSAIGTSLHENSIVENISYRLKDPTSVLKKLLRKNIDFHQLNDLVALRIIVDKQEDCYKVLDIIHDLYPNNLEKYKDYIINPKHNGYSSLHTVAAVGTPGRNVEIQIRTNQMHDIAEFGTASHGEYKKSQEARIEELFSTTLSNIDAIYRGLNNAYKLFEQFNWTMLELVAYEQEIQDVWNNCQDDLQAIREQLLEE
- the pgsA gene encoding CDP-diacylglycerol--glycerol-3-phosphate 3-phosphatidyltransferase produces the protein MTIDKNIPNYLTIARIVVIPIIVMTFYLDSSKLAHRIAAILFILASITDFFDGYLARKFDLVSGFGKMFDPIADKLLVGCVIIMLVKKGAAGEIPCLLILAREFLVAGLREFLALIQVSIPVSRLAKIKTFTQMFALSVLILGSKGSGIIYMDLIGQIALWVAALLTIITGYSYLKACSKYF
- a CDS encoding tetratricopeptide repeat protein — protein: MNKKFLLLIILIMVNDSFAQEQISNLIIPVSYFVSHENQRNALKHSLSKHKQVSIVGTSGIGKTQFVRMHAYDNKADYDIIWFFDCNVDLNEQFFKLAKQLNSIRNANISENVTLAKKEVISYLTHKDKWLLIFDNLKINENNKVQEFIDWESNGNIIFCSQDSEKLPNTIEMALFDKDTTAILASNLLNNKDENDIEFLIKAFNGYPILIVQGIQLLNKIKGLDREEYKNKIYHSADKITTNINMAIQGLKPSAVKLLNKIALLNNQSFSKQLLSVITDSKDTLDDDIYKLSKFLLISNIDPNQDNPIFEMHDIIANKIMELNGAKNNKMYLEDIILKLPKSKNSALSIHVWRASKTIRENLEILFKNSEKYNIGVYAMLNLRANLLSLCINDSNICKAKEMIDWFEQKYKEGNFKLWKMSEHQKYHYARYLGIIGAYNRVSLTNFEVAISYVTQALKILDDLNDCDALKFNLHLHLSKSQVSLGNIKITKELLEKMQELLKQGLQEYDVFVIYSLKASLFFIQGRYDEALVCIDKNIEVLTKNGLPPNNRYYTSSYLLRAAILSYLGRYQESYAQAKQLCDMHRLQGERIAYASKQMARIYTQLARSELGLGKMDECLDHINKAIDIYLAKSRDVNDTNYYENPDLAASYVVQGEILFAQDNIKEAIASYKKAYTIYHYLYKDNRQNIAQVSYLYSQAAIAACKSKDLYNYKFFGKPQVKEFGIHHPNTTAMFEYCEQYDMDLWKKQVKVYN